One Candidatus Zixiibacteriota bacterium genomic window carries:
- the zapB gene encoding cell division protein ZapB — protein MIEDKLTQLANKVEQLIERLQTLQRENQTLTSDNEELRLSLNELKNQLQSLKLKSADQSQAVKSRLTGVLGRLTELEQIGQ, from the coding sequence ATGATTGAGGATAAACTTACCCAATTGGCCAACAAAGTTGAGCAGTTGATTGAGCGATTGCAAACTCTCCAGCGTGAGAACCAGACTCTGACATCCGACAACGAGGAGTTGCGGTTGTCATTGAATGAGCTCAAGAATCAACTTCAGAGTCTGAAGCTCAAGAGTGCAGACCAGTCCCAGGCTGTTAAGTCGCGATTGACCGGTGTTCTGGGTCGGTTAACTGAACTCGAACAGATCGGTCAGTAA
- the pheT gene encoding phenylalanine--tRNA ligase subunit beta produces the protein MKISYQWLLELTGLEWPAQEMASHLTNCGTALEEIDATDRYMEKVVVGVVNDLKPIEGADKIRLATVDTGSETMDLVCGAPNVAVGQKVPVALLGAKLAGDFVIKKVKIRGILSCGMICSERELGISDDHAGIMVLDSDAPIGEPIADYLDFHDYQLTFELTPNRPDSMSAIGIARDAAGLAGVSVRQPEFELTESSEKTADYITVKISDPDACPRYAARVIKNVKIGPSPWWIQKRLLVSGIRPINNVVDITNYVLLETGHPLHAFDYDRFGSKEVVVRRAAKGEKFKTLDGQEHDLIPDVLLISNGKNGVAAGGVMGGLDSEVEDSTTNVLLEAAYFDPSMIRKSRRHLGFVTESSTRFEKGADPNRAVYAIDRAVSLMHELCGGEVLAGVVDCYPREIKPRTISLRPKRCNAILGTALSTDRMRELLTNIELEVAGDDRLEVTVPTFRPDLEREIDLIEEVARMEGWANIPDAITNVGPLFTPYHQQDRFLEEARTVLTGAGFNEMINHGLVDSRLAQKINPDLPMVKIVNPSSSDLDAMRHDLLLSTLVVVGHNISHRNINLCLFEIGTAYLPPDNHHDWREDQHIVVAVTGNTQNGWRQTPRPLDFHDVTGALDHLVAHFRRPAFEYAAAEINYLESGLAFEIKSNNAVIGSIGQVTARIARLVDIKQPVFVAEFSTASLLGDGFSLPPFKPLPQFPAAPRDLAMIVAADVPAGELVKAAQDAAGPLAEEVSIFDLYTGKQIEQGKKSIALAIIYRSPERSLSGQEVDAMQQDVVAALIKKFNAEIRDK, from the coding sequence ATGAAAATTTCGTACCAATGGCTCCTGGAGCTAACCGGGTTAGAATGGCCAGCCCAGGAGATGGCCAGCCACCTGACTAACTGCGGCACGGCGCTGGAAGAAATCGACGCCACCGACCGGTACATGGAAAAAGTCGTGGTCGGCGTTGTCAACGATCTCAAGCCCATTGAGGGCGCCGATAAAATTAGGCTGGCAACGGTTGATACCGGCTCAGAAACAATGGACCTCGTCTGCGGTGCGCCCAATGTGGCTGTGGGACAAAAAGTCCCCGTGGCATTGCTGGGAGCAAAGCTGGCTGGCGACTTCGTCATCAAGAAGGTGAAGATACGTGGTATTCTCTCATGCGGCATGATCTGTTCCGAACGAGAGTTGGGAATATCTGATGATCACGCTGGTATTATGGTGCTCGATTCCGATGCGCCGATCGGAGAGCCGATTGCAGACTATCTTGATTTCCATGACTATCAGTTGACGTTCGAACTTACGCCTAACCGACCCGACTCGATGTCGGCAATAGGGATCGCTCGTGATGCCGCTGGTTTGGCTGGTGTCTCGGTTCGACAGCCTGAGTTTGAGTTGACGGAATCATCTGAGAAAACTGCCGACTACATTACGGTGAAAATCAGTGATCCCGATGCCTGCCCCCGTTATGCGGCACGCGTTATCAAGAACGTGAAAATCGGTCCGTCCCCCTGGTGGATACAGAAGAGACTTTTGGTTTCGGGGATTCGTCCCATTAATAATGTAGTTGATATCACCAATTATGTTCTTTTGGAAACAGGACACCCTCTTCATGCTTTTGATTACGACCGCTTCGGTTCAAAAGAAGTAGTTGTGCGGCGTGCCGCCAAGGGTGAGAAGTTCAAAACTCTCGACGGTCAGGAGCATGACCTTATTCCCGACGTTCTGTTGATTTCCAATGGCAAGAATGGCGTCGCAGCCGGGGGTGTGATGGGTGGACTGGATTCCGAAGTGGAGGATTCTACCACCAACGTTCTTCTCGAAGCGGCTTACTTTGATCCCTCCATGATTCGCAAGAGTCGCAGGCATCTCGGGTTCGTAACGGAATCATCAACGCGATTTGAGAAAGGGGCTGACCCCAATCGCGCTGTCTATGCTATTGATCGTGCGGTGTCTTTGATGCATGAGCTTTGCGGTGGGGAAGTGCTGGCCGGAGTAGTTGACTGTTACCCCAGGGAAATTAAACCCAGAACAATTTCACTTCGTCCGAAACGATGCAATGCCATTTTGGGTACCGCTCTTTCAACAGATCGGATGCGCGAGCTACTGACCAACATTGAATTGGAAGTAGCAGGTGACGATAGACTGGAAGTGACTGTCCCAACGTTCCGACCTGACCTCGAGCGGGAGATTGATCTTATTGAAGAAGTAGCGCGAATGGAGGGATGGGCAAATATTCCTGATGCGATTACGAATGTCGGTCCACTCTTCACGCCCTATCACCAGCAGGATCGGTTCCTTGAGGAGGCTCGCACGGTTCTAACCGGGGCGGGATTTAATGAGATGATCAACCACGGATTGGTTGATAGTCGCCTCGCTCAGAAGATCAACCCGGACCTTCCGATGGTGAAGATCGTCAATCCATCTTCCTCCGATCTGGATGCGATGCGTCACGATTTGCTGCTCTCAACGTTGGTAGTGGTCGGACATAACATATCACACCGAAACATAAACCTGTGTCTTTTCGAGATAGGAACGGCATATCTTCCTCCCGACAACCATCATGATTGGCGGGAAGATCAACACATTGTGGTGGCAGTTACCGGCAATACACAAAATGGCTGGCGACAGACTCCGCGACCACTGGATTTCCATGATGTTACCGGAGCGCTTGACCATCTGGTCGCCCACTTCCGCAGACCTGCATTTGAGTATGCTGCGGCGGAGATCAACTATCTGGAGTCGGGCCTTGCTTTTGAAATCAAGAGCAACAATGCGGTCATAGGAAGCATCGGTCAGGTGACTGCCCGTATCGCTCGTTTGGTTGACATTAAGCAACCGGTTTTTGTCGCTGAGTTTTCGACTGCCAGTCTATTAGGGGATGGTTTTTCGCTCCCGCCATTCAAACCCTTGCCGCAATTTCCAGCAGCACCTCGTGATCTGGCTATGATCGTTGCGGCGGACGTTCCGGCCGGAGAATTGGTAAAAGCCGCCCAGGATGCAGCCGGTCCGTTGGCAGAAGAAGTCAGCATTTTTGATCTCTACACCGGTAAGCAGATCGAACAGGGGAAAAAATCTATCGCTCTGGCGATTATTTATCGTTCCCCTGAGCGAAGTTTATCTGGGCAGGAAGTTGATGCCATGCAACAAGATGTAGTGGCAGCATTAATCAAGAAGTTCAACGCAGAAATAAGGGATAAATAA
- the pheS gene encoding phenylalanine--tRNA ligase subunit alpha, giving the protein MSVLDDISVLKEKALERISQADSLAALNDLRVHFLGKKGEITAILKGLGKLPIDVRKQVGAAANKARAAIETNIKEGQNRLEVGGPKSSIDPTLPGTAQPLGHVHILNQVMGDICRTFHGMGFEIAHGPDIETDYYNFESLNFPPDHPARDMQDTLFVEGERVLRTHTTPVQTRELERRKPPIKIITPGRCFRNEAISTRAHVAFHQVDGFLVDVGVNASDLKGAVVAFCKAFFGEDVKLNFRPSFFPFTEPSAEVDVSCILCGGKGCQLCKYSGWLEILGCGMIDPNVLDGCGIDSEKYTGYAFGIGVERIAMLKYKINDIRLFFNNDVRFLRQFK; this is encoded by the coding sequence ATGTCCGTATTGGATGACATCAGTGTTCTAAAGGAAAAAGCACTCGAGCGAATCAGCCAAGCTGATTCGCTCGCTGCACTTAATGACCTCAGGGTCCATTTTCTGGGCAAAAAGGGTGAAATAACAGCTATTCTTAAAGGCCTCGGAAAGCTGCCTATCGACGTACGCAAGCAAGTTGGAGCAGCAGCCAATAAGGCTCGCGCCGCTATTGAGACAAATATCAAAGAAGGGCAGAACCGTCTGGAGGTGGGTGGTCCCAAATCGTCTATCGACCCGACTCTGCCCGGTACAGCTCAGCCTCTGGGTCATGTTCATATCCTGAATCAGGTAATGGGCGACATTTGCCGAACCTTTCATGGTATGGGGTTCGAGATTGCCCACGGTCCGGACATTGAAACCGACTACTACAATTTCGAGTCGCTCAATTTTCCTCCCGACCACCCAGCTCGTGATATGCAAGATACCCTATTTGTTGAAGGGGAGAGGGTGCTGCGAACTCACACGACACCTGTACAAACTAGGGAACTGGAGCGTCGCAAGCCACCGATAAAGATCATTACACCAGGGCGTTGTTTTCGCAATGAGGCCATTTCCACACGAGCGCATGTCGCCTTTCATCAGGTTGATGGGTTTCTCGTCGATGTTGGAGTCAATGCATCCGATCTCAAGGGTGCTGTGGTGGCATTTTGTAAGGCTTTCTTTGGTGAAGATGTGAAACTCAACTTCCGGCCCTCGTTTTTTCCTTTCACCGAACCGTCGGCGGAAGTGGATGTGTCGTGTATTCTGTGCGGTGGAAAGGGATGCCAACTGTGTAAGTACTCCGGCTGGCTGGAGATACTCGGTTGTGGAATGATTGATCCTAATGTGCTCGATGGGTGCGGTATCGATAGCGAGAAATACACCGGTTATGCTTTCGGCATAGGAGTCGAACGAATAGCCATGCTGAAATACAAAATTAATGACATCAGACTGTTCTTCAACAATGACGTGCGGTTCCTGAGACAGTTCAAATAA
- the rplT gene encoding 50S ribosomal protein L20, which produces MPRAKNNVAAHQRHKKVLKRARGNFGGRSKLYRTALETVHKGLKYAYRDRRNKKREFRRLWITRISAAAKMCGTNYSTFIAGLKKAGVDLDRKMLADIAARDMTTFESLAKMATGK; this is translated from the coding sequence ATGCCACGAGCAAAAAATAACGTTGCCGCGCATCAGCGTCACAAAAAAGTCCTCAAACGGGCCCGCGGTAACTTCGGTGGCCGTAGCAAGCTCTACCGGACCGCTCTTGAAACAGTCCACAAGGGCCTTAAGTACGCCTACCGCGACCGGCGCAACAAGAAGCGTGAATTCCGTCGCCTTTGGATTACTCGTATCTCGGCGGCAGCCAAGATGTGCGGAACCAATTATTCGACCTTCATTGCTGGCCTGAAGAAGGCCGGAGTTGATCTTGACCGGAAGATGCTCGCCGATATCGCTGCCCGCGATATGACCACTTTCGAGTCGCTGGCCAAGATGGCTACCGGTAAATAG
- the rpmI gene encoding 50S ribosomal protein L35, which yields MPKMRTQRGAAKRFKKTASGKLKRHHAYKTHILTKMSPKRRRQLRKASHVSKADTRRMLQMVPNL from the coding sequence ATGCCGAAGATGAGAACACAGCGAGGCGCCGCGAAGCGCTTCAAAAAGACAGCGTCCGGCAAGTTGAAACGTCACCATGCCTACAAGACGCACATCCTGACTAAGATGTCGCCCAAGCGGAGGCGTCAGCTGCGGAAGGCAAGCCACGTATCCAAGGCTGACACGAGACGAATGTTGCAGATGGTCCCCAATCTATAG
- the infC gene encoding translation initiation factor IF-3, protein MGSKDLRTNHRVRVSPVRLIGPEGEQIGIVPTTEALDRAKEHGLDLVEVSPNSRPPVCRILDYGKYKYELSKKDRLARKKQHSYQLKEMRFRPKIDKHDFEFKTKHVRSFVEAGSKVKVFVMFRGREMARTEFGRKLLDRVAEVLDDVATVEMPPRLDGRHMNMVIAPRPEIMANLRKAADAVGTNEGQKKSEPKAKEEDTKTVETTDSN, encoded by the coding sequence ATAGGTAGCAAGGATCTTCGCACAAACCACCGAGTCCGGGTTTCGCCGGTTCGGTTGATCGGCCCTGAAGGGGAGCAGATCGGTATTGTTCCGACGACTGAGGCTCTTGATCGGGCCAAGGAACATGGGTTGGACCTGGTTGAAGTGTCGCCCAACAGTCGGCCGCCTGTATGTCGGATTCTGGACTATGGGAAGTACAAGTACGAGCTTTCCAAGAAAGACCGGCTGGCCAGAAAGAAACAGCACTCCTATCAGTTGAAGGAGATGCGTTTCAGACCGAAGATCGACAAACATGACTTTGAGTTCAAGACAAAGCATGTTCGATCGTTTGTTGAGGCCGGCAGCAAGGTGAAAGTGTTTGTGATGTTTCGCGGTCGAGAGATGGCCCGTACAGAGTTTGGGCGTAAGTTGCTCGATCGCGTGGCCGAAGTGTTGGATGATGTGGCGACGGTTGAAATGCCACCTCGTCTCGACGGTCGTCATATGAACATGGTTATCGCCCCTCGACCGGAGATCATGGCAAATCTGCGAAAGGCTGCTGATGCTGTGGGGACGAATGAAGGCCAGAAGAAGTCTGAGCCGAAAGCAAAAGAGGAAGATACAAAAACGGTCGAAACGACCGATTCAAACTAA
- the thrS gene encoding threonine--tRNA ligase, producing MALLNISFPDGSAREFESGVTGYDIARDISPGLAKAAIAVKVDGEVCDLNAVISSDISIEILTFDQPEGRQVFWHSSSHIMAQAVQELFPGVKLAIGPPIDEGWYYDFDVEKPFSPKDLQKIEKKMGEIIKENVGFSCESMPREKAIEQCRLEKEDYKVELLEDLEVDTVTFYSHSRFRDLCLGPHVPRTGVIKAFKLTATSGAYWRGDERRPMLQRIYGVSYPKKAMLEDYLHRMEEAKKRDHRVLGKQLDLYSINDEVGAGLVLWHPSGARVRNEIENFWREEHLKHGYELVFSPHIALRSLWDRSGHTDFYSDSMLSPMDVEGRSYQLKPMNCPFHIYMYKSRLWSYRDLPLRWAELGAVYRFEGGGVLHGLMRVRGFTQDDAHHFVTQENMEAEVLWTLNFCVHILSSFGFSDYDIYLSTRPDKAIGEEADWVRAEDSLRSALDQAGLDYQVDEGGGAFYGPKIDIKIKDALNRSWQCSTIQFDFSLPERFDLHYIDRDGRQKRPYMIHRALLGSIERFFGVLIEHYAGNFPLWLAPVQVKVLPITDSFNDYGQKVVEELTGHGIRAVLDDRSEKVGAKIRDAEMLKVPYMCIVGAREAESKTLSLRKHGVGDKGSMSLPEVAALLREEVENKGLEKSQIS from the coding sequence ATGGCGCTACTAAATATCTCATTTCCGGATGGCTCTGCCAGAGAGTTTGAATCCGGTGTTACCGGCTATGACATAGCTCGTGACATTTCACCTGGTTTGGCCAAGGCGGCTATCGCGGTGAAAGTCGATGGTGAGGTATGTGATCTTAACGCTGTCATATCTTCCGATATTTCGATAGAAATATTGACTTTCGATCAACCCGAAGGGCGGCAGGTGTTCTGGCATTCCAGCTCACACATTATGGCGCAGGCTGTTCAGGAGCTTTTCCCCGGAGTGAAATTGGCTATTGGTCCGCCAATCGACGAAGGTTGGTACTACGATTTCGACGTTGAGAAACCGTTCTCGCCCAAAGATCTACAGAAGATCGAAAAGAAGATGGGGGAGATCATCAAGGAGAATGTAGGTTTCTCCTGCGAATCAATGCCCCGCGAAAAGGCAATTGAACAGTGTCGTTTGGAGAAAGAAGATTACAAAGTCGAGTTGCTGGAAGATTTGGAAGTCGACACTGTGACATTTTACAGTCATTCACGCTTCAGAGACTTGTGTCTCGGCCCGCATGTTCCGCGCACTGGTGTCATCAAGGCTTTCAAGTTGACTGCGACTTCCGGAGCATACTGGCGTGGCGATGAGCGACGTCCGATGCTACAGCGTATCTATGGTGTTTCATATCCCAAGAAAGCGATGCTCGAAGATTATCTCCATCGTATGGAAGAAGCCAAGAAGCGAGATCACCGTGTGCTCGGTAAACAGCTTGATCTCTATTCCATCAACGATGAAGTTGGTGCAGGACTGGTGTTGTGGCATCCGAGCGGAGCGCGAGTGCGTAACGAGATCGAAAATTTCTGGCGTGAGGAACATCTGAAGCACGGCTATGAATTAGTTTTCTCACCTCATATCGCTCTGCGCAGTTTGTGGGATCGAAGCGGGCATACCGATTTCTACAGTGATTCGATGCTCAGCCCGATGGATGTTGAAGGACGTTCATATCAATTGAAACCAATGAACTGTCCCTTCCATATCTATATGTACAAGTCTCGATTATGGTCATATCGGGATTTGCCACTGAGGTGGGCGGAGTTGGGAGCCGTTTATCGGTTTGAAGGGGGCGGTGTACTGCATGGCCTCATGCGTGTTCGTGGCTTCACTCAGGATGATGCTCACCACTTTGTGACACAGGAAAACATGGAAGCGGAGGTCCTCTGGACCCTCAATTTCTGCGTTCATATCCTTAGTTCTTTTGGCTTCTCCGATTACGACATCTACTTGTCCACCCGGCCGGATAAGGCTATCGGGGAAGAAGCTGATTGGGTGCGGGCCGAGGACAGTCTCCGGTCGGCTCTTGATCAGGCTGGTCTGGATTACCAGGTTGACGAGGGTGGTGGGGCATTTTATGGTCCCAAGATTGATATAAAGATTAAAGATGCACTCAACCGTAGTTGGCAGTGTTCGACTATACAGTTTGATTTTTCCTTGCCGGAACGGTTCGATTTGCACTATATTGATAGGGATGGCCGTCAGAAGCGGCCATATATGATACATCGTGCCCTGCTCGGATCGATTGAGCGGTTTTTCGGTGTGCTCATTGAGCACTACGCCGGTAATTTCCCGTTGTGGCTGGCACCGGTTCAGGTGAAGGTTTTACCTATCACTGATAGCTTCAATGATTACGGTCAGAAGGTCGTAGAGGAGCTTACCGGTCATGGTATCAGAGCCGTTCTGGATGATCGTTCCGAGAAGGTTGGCGCCAAGATTCGCGATGCAGAGATGCTGAAAGTGCCCTATATGTGCATCGTGGGAGCCAGAGAAGCCGAGTCGAAAACGTTGTCGCTTAGAAAACATGGCGTTGGCGATAAGGGTTCCATGTCTCTGCCGGAAGTCGCAGCCCTGTTGCGGGAAGAAGTTGAAAATAAAGGACTTGAGAAGTCACAGATATCGTAG
- a CDS encoding HDOD domain-containing protein, translating into MTTATIDNKVKQVVSNIRNLPTPPIVFHQIQKVINDPNCSAAQVASILSEDPAMSVKVLKLTNSAFYGLAREIDSVRQAVVIVGMEAVKNLVLSASVLDMFKGDSVDQEFQEQYWRHSLATAYCCRILAQRIKSRGMVDHDAAFSAGLLHDVGKMILTSFLKEEHEILTQARATDNATTDCELEEKSLGFNHAQIGGFLTSQWKLPQKLSEAIAFHHHPQLVDTDDGPLVFLVWLADYLAKKTFYDDGDTARVGAVDPDVLEYLAVSEEDLEQFSGVLREEYLKAETFLQMAGLGG; encoded by the coding sequence ATGACTACGGCAACGATAGATAACAAAGTCAAACAGGTTGTGTCGAATATTCGCAACCTGCCTACGCCTCCCATAGTATTTCACCAGATACAGAAGGTGATCAACGATCCCAACTGCTCGGCTGCTCAGGTAGCTTCAATTCTGTCTGAAGATCCGGCTATGTCGGTGAAGGTTCTCAAACTCACCAATTCGGCTTTCTATGGTCTGGCTCGCGAAATTGACTCTGTACGGCAGGCAGTTGTGATTGTGGGCATGGAAGCGGTTAAAAACCTCGTTCTCTCGGCCAGTGTATTGGATATGTTCAAAGGGGACAGTGTTGATCAGGAATTCCAGGAGCAGTACTGGCGTCATTCCCTGGCGACCGCCTATTGCTGTCGGATCCTGGCTCAGAGGATCAAATCGCGAGGAATGGTCGACCATGATGCTGCCTTTTCGGCTGGTCTTCTGCACGATGTCGGCAAGATGATACTTACGAGCTTTCTTAAGGAAGAACACGAGATACTAACCCAGGCACGTGCAACTGACAATGCTACCACTGATTGTGAATTGGAGGAGAAGTCGCTTGGATTCAATCATGCTCAGATCGGCGGCTTTCTGACATCGCAATGGAAACTGCCCCAGAAACTTAGTGAAGCAATTGCCTTTCACCACCATCCGCAACTTGTAGATACTGATGATGGGCCGCTTGTGTTTCTGGTCTGGCTGGCTGATTATTTGGCCAAGAAAACATTCTATGACGATGGGGATACCGCCAGGGTGGGCGCCGTCGATCCGGACGTACTGGAATATCTGGCTGTGTCCGAAGAAGATCTGGAACAGTTTAGCGGGGTTCTCCGCGAAGAGTATCTCAAGGCTGAGACGTTCCTGCAAATGGCTGGTCTGGGCGGTTGA
- the fliS gene encoding flagellar export chaperone FliS, which yields MDGNVNTYRAVETSSKSQIDLILQVYDGALAAYRQASTHYKKKENEEGYEQLQRAKRFITHLYTTLNNDEGGEIATNLGKIYAFLIAQISLIEATKDLTVIDDNINILNELREGWQGLKDQGSDEISDPVTPAVSPGQFTGTA from the coding sequence ATGGATGGCAATGTAAACACCTATCGAGCAGTCGAAACTTCTTCAAAATCACAGATTGACCTCATCCTGCAGGTCTACGACGGTGCCCTTGCTGCGTACCGTCAGGCCTCAACCCACTACAAGAAAAAAGAGAACGAAGAGGGGTATGAACAGCTCCAGAGAGCCAAACGGTTCATTACCCATCTGTATACAACTCTGAACAACGACGAAGGTGGCGAGATTGCCACCAACCTTGGCAAAATCTATGCCTTTCTGATTGCCCAGATCAGTCTCATCGAGGCGACGAAAGATTTGACCGTGATTGACGATAACATCAATATATTGAACGAACTTCGTGAGGGCTGGCAAGGCCTGAAAGACCAGGGTTCGGATGAGATATCCGATCCGGTCACACCTGCCGTCAGTCCGGGACAGTTTACAGGAACGGCGTAA